The Spirochaetota bacterium sequence ATCATCTTCTGAACATTCTCAGTACCATCAATGAACATCATTGTTTTTGCAAAATCATTTAATTGCTTAATTTCGCTTGTGTCAATAACGGACCTATAACCTAAGGCATCCATTCCAAAATTAGTGATATCAACAAACAATCTGCTTGCATAATATTTAGCCATTGAAGCTTCTTTTGTAAATGGCTCATTATTGTCTATTTTTTCACAAGCATCTCTGTATAGCAAACGGGATGCATAGAGACGTGTTTCAAATTCTGCTATCGGGAAATTGATACCCTGAAAATCATATAAAGCTTTTGAAAATTGTTTTCGGCTTTTCACGTGGTTTATAATAATATCGAGCGCTCGTTGAGCACCACCAACACAACATGCTGCAACTAAAGGCCTGCCTTTATCCAGCATTTCCGTTAGCAAAAAATAACCACTGCCTTCATCACCAATCTGATATTGTGCATCAATTAAAACATTCTCAAATGTAATTGAACCAATAACACTATTCACAAAAGCTGACACATCCATTCTTTCAACTTTTATGCCTTTAGAATTTGCTGGAATTAAAAAAGCATTCAACCCTG is a genomic window containing:
- a CDS encoding acyl-CoA dehydrogenase, with amino-acid sequence MNNAYLPENINKALNKCLESLQSQTKQIHNLSDIDRALAYYAIYRTHKINLLLLNSEYQGLSSSFTQAGYIFETLAYDYYHTLPTLLTTIHCYELIKSFADNNKKKWLLKLVTDTEKPLAFCLTEEQAGSDITSIRTTAVKNDNSILINGKKVIVINSGIAGFYLIIAQGSKKGRAGLNAFLIPANSKGIKVERMDVSAFVNSVIGSITFENVLIDAQYQIGDEGSGYFLLTEMLDKGRPLVAACCVGGAQRALDIIINHVKSRKQFSKALYDFQGINFPIAEFETRLYASRLLYRDACEKIDNNEPFTKEASMAKYYASRLFVDITNFGMDALGYRSVIDTSEIKQLNDFAKTMMFIDGTENVQKMIIASLI